The Pseudomonadota bacterium genome includes the window AGGTGCATCGGATTTCTCCTCTCTGTCATGGTTCTGTCGGGAAACAAAACCTTAACAAAGTTGGTTAAATCCGATGCTTTTTCTTTTTCATGCAATTACAGCCATTGATTGATTTTCAACTTTTTTACGAATGAACCAAATATTTCTATTTTTTATTTTGAGTTGGCCGATTTGTTTGTGGTAGAACTTAATATGCTGCGCATTTTCTGGGAATCAACCGATTATGAATTGACGATAAAGCTTAAGTTGAGCAGCTGGTCTGCTCGGACGAAACTTATACCCGAAGGGTGAAAAGGAGGCTGGTATGTCACGTAACGAGAAGGGTTTTACCTTGATAGAGCTGGTGATGGTAATAGTGATTCTCGGCCTTTTGGCCGCGGTGGCTGTTCCTAAATATCAGGATTTAAGAACAGAGGCCGCCCAGGCATCTGCCGAGGGTGTTTACGGAGGGGCAAACGCAGCTACGGCTATAAATTTCGCATCCAGGCTTTTCAGCCCGACCGGTTCCACGGCTATTACCGATGCAACTTCTCTGATTGCCGCCATGGAAGGGCTGCCTGACGGGTGGTCTATCAATGGTGGTACGCTGTACAGTATTGCCGATTCGACATTCGTAATAACTGTGTCTACAGCTGAAGCACCTGTTGGAGGAACGATCCCTACCCAGAAAGCAGTTCTGACAAAAGCCGGTTTCTGATAATTATCCGTTAGTTATTTTCGAGCCCCGCCTGATTTTATTCAGGCGGGGCTTTTCTGTTTGGCATTACCCCTTTTGATTCAAGAAAATCCCGCACCTTTTCTGCGCTTTTTTTATCCCCGCCGGATTCAAGCATCAGATAAATCATTTTCCAGATGTTGTAATTCTGTGGATATGTCCGGGTCATTTCCAGAAAGAGCTCATAGGCGGGCTGGATCTTGTTTCCTTTCAGATAGGTCTTTGCCAGTTCCAGTTGCAGACGTTGCCGGATGTAGAGCTGGCTTCGGGCCTCGTTTCGCAATGCTTCCTGGAGGAGCTGTTCTGCTTCGGGAAACTTGTTTTCTCCGGTCAGAATATTCGCACTGAGGATTTTCCCCTGGTAGCTGAGTTTTTCGTACTCTTCAAGCTTGTTTATAATTGATAATACCTTTGCCGTCTCGCCCTGCTGCAGATAGATCAGGCCGATGAAAAGGAAGGTGTGTCTGAAGGCGCCGAATTCGTCGGCGACTTTCCTGAATGAGACCAGAGACTCGTCATGTCTGTTCAGGTAGAAGAGGGTATATCCCCGGTTATAGAGGAGAAGCTTCCGGTCTTCAGCAAGGGTTGCCATCTCCAGCCCTTCATCAATCGTTTGCAGTGCTGCGGTAAACCGTCCGCTGTCAATCAGGGCGGCGGCGGTATTGTTCTTGGCCCTTGCGGTTCGTGCGCCACGTTCAATATTTTCCTGCCAGAAACTACGGGTCTCATTCCATTCGTCATTTCTGGTGATGGTCCAGTAGGAGAGAAGGGCGATCAGCATGATCAGAATCACCCCGGTTTTTCTTCTGACACTCTCAGGGATCAGACTGAATATCGCAAAGGGCAGAAACAGGCTCGGCAGATAGAGGCGGTGGATGAAGGCGAGTTCCAGATTGACAAAGCTTGCCTCCGGACCCCCGGCCAGGAAGAAGAAGAGTATCCCGAAGGAAAAGTCCGGGCGGATTTTGCGGATCCTGACTGCCAGGGTGAGGGAGGCAATGATCGCCGCAAGACCGGCCAAGGTGGTCCATGGTGAAAAAAGGGTGGTCGAAACAGGCACATTATAGGTCAGGTGCAGTCTTCCGGGCAGAGGGAAAAGAAAAAGGGAGAGATAATGCCAGAGGATCCGCCACTGGGTCATGACCCGCTCCCATGGGCTGAAGTTCCGGTTCGGGTAGGTGGCGCTCCAGTCCGGCATGCTGCCCTGAAGATAGCATAGTCCCAGAATGAACATCAGGGCGGCAGCAGTCGCAAGCGGCAGCAGGTTTTTTCTGAACTTGTCGGGATAATAGATGTAATCAAGGAGGAAAAGGGCTGCCGGCAAAGTGATAACGGTTTCCTTGCAGGCCATACCGGCTGTGAAAATGACAAGGAATGCCGGCGCGAAAAAACTGGTCCGGAACGAACCATTTCTCCAGAGCAGAAAGATATAAATTCCCGCCAGGTAGAAAAAGGCGGCCATCGAGGTCATCCGCTGGACAATGTAGGTGACTCCCTGGGTTTGGACCGGATTCACTGCCCAGAGCGCTGCCGCCCAGAATGCATATTTTGCCGAAGCCGGGTCGTAACGGTCATTTCCCTGGCCAGGAGGAGCGTGTAGGGCCGAAATAAGAAGAAGGAGCAGGTAAAGGAGGAGCGCATTCAGAATGTGGATGGCGATGTTGAAAATATGGAAGCCGAAGACATCAAGCCCGGTCAGCAGGTGGTTGACGGCGAAGGAGAGCATGGCCAGCGGTCTGGTCCCGGAAACTCCTGATCTGAAGGCATTCAGCAGATCTGCCGGGGTTTCGGCATGGACACTCAGGTTCAGGACGATATTCGGCATATCATCAAAAATGAAAGGCACATCCAGGGAGGGGATATAGATGATCGCCGTTAGCAGGGTGAGAACGGCAATGTGCAGGAGGTTGTCCCGGGAGAGGTTCAATCGATGCATGATTCCATCAACCGCGCATGACGCTCATGATATTCCACATGGGCAGGAAGATGGAAAGCGCGATGAATGCCACCATGATTCCCAGAAAAAGAAGCAGGAACGGTTCAATCAGGGTTGCCAGGTTTTTGATGGTGTAAT containing:
- a CDS encoding prepilin-type N-terminal cleavage/methylation domain-containing protein; the protein is MSRNEKGFTLIELVMVIVILGLLAAVAVPKYQDLRTEAAQASAEGVYGGANAATAINFASRLFSPTGSTAITDATSLIAAMEGLPDGWSINGGTLYSIADSTFVITVSTAEAPVGGTIPTQKAVLTKAGF